The genomic segment CGAAAAACGTGACCTGCAACTTAGGATTCCCTTGGAATCGGCTACTGCTGAATCGAATCATCAGGTGGTTCTTGGCTTTCGCCCAGAAAACATCAATTCAGTTTCAAATTCCCAAAACAGCCATGGTGAAGGTATTATTGAGGCGGAGGTTGTATTTGAAGAGCACTTGGGGGCAGAGTCATATGTATATGGCAAAACATCTTCCACTACATTTATGACTCGCGTAGCTGGTACTTCAAATTTCGGAATTGGACAGCGGTTGCAACTTGAATTGGATCTCCACCAGATCCATGTCTTTGATGCAGAAACGGGCAATCTTGTTGTTCGTGGAGGCAGTGAGGAGTAGGGGAAGGGGCAGGGCAGCCTAATGAATCCCTTTACGCTAGCCCTGAATCACTCCGGATCAGAACTGTTCAGATATCTATATACTTGGAGGAGGATTCGTCTGGACGAGCATGAGCATATTTACTGGTGGTCGTAAGAGACTGATGTCCCAGAGATTCCTTTACCAAGTGGACTGGAGCTCCATGATTAAGGGCATGGGATGCGTGAGCGTGTCGGAGCCAATGGGGGGATATATTCTGGTCAAATCCTGCACTCTTTGCCGCATTTCGAACAATTCGCCAGATCTGCTGCCTAGACAGTGGTCCACCTTTACGTGACCGGAAAACAGGTTGATTTGGTTCGGTGGCCTCTGTTTTCGATTTGAGTTCCATCAGTTCCTTCCAGACTGAGGTAGGGACGACTAATGTCCTCGTTTTATTGCCTTTACCCAGGAGAGTGATCTGGCCTTGCTGATTGTCGTTTCGTGCGATTACGGCACCCCAATAGAGTCGGCTCAACTCTGATACACGAGCACCGGATGCGTAAAATAGCTTTAGTAGCACACGATTCCGTAGCGTGCTTGCCTGAGCAAGAATTTGTTGAATATCTGCCTCTGTCAGGATGCGCTCACTCAATTTTTCAGGGATATTGGGCAGGGTGACAGCTGCACCCACATTGAAGAGTAAATATCCAATTCGGTGAGCGAAGCTGAACAGACTCTTGACTGCTGCCAGTTTACGTGCTTGAGTTGCGGGTAAAGCTCCTTTTTCTTTCAGATGATCTACCCAGTCCCAGAAATGCTGCAGTTTAACGTCGCTCAGCGGTACATCCACAAAGTCTACAAATTGCTCGATATCGTGCGAATAAGCCTCCTGAGAACGCGAACTTTTTCCTTGTAGCCAAAGGCTGATGAGATGCATATCATCATTGGCCTGACTGGAGGGTT from the Rhodothermaceae bacterium genome contains:
- a CDS encoding tyrosine-type recombinase/integrase, whose amino-acid sequence is MLVPVSSQPSSQANDDMHLISLWLQGKSSRSQEAYSHDIEQFVDFVDVPLSDVKLQHFWDWVDHLKEKGALPATQARKLAAVKSLFSFAHRIGYLLFNVGAAVTLPNIPEKLSERILTEADIQQILAQASTLRNRVLLKLFYASGARVSELSRLYWGAVIARNDNQQGQITLLGKGNKTRTLVVPTSVWKELMELKSKTEATEPNQPVFRSRKGGPLSRQQIWRIVRNAAKSAGFDQNISPHWLRHAHASHALNHGAPVHLVKESLGHQSLTTTSKYAHARPDESSSKYIDI